From the genome of Corallococcus macrosporus DSM 14697:
AGGACGGCGGGGAGGCGCCGGTGAGCTCCTTGCCAAGGGACTCCAGCACCTCCGGATGCTCGCGCAGCCACTCGGCGGCGCGCTCGCGGCCCTGCCCGATGCGCTCCCCGCGGAGGCTGAAGTGGCTTCCTGACTTCTCGATGAGGCCCGTGGCCACGCCCAGGTCGAGCACCTCGCCCACGCGGTGGATGCCGCTGCCGTACATCAGGTCGAACTCCGCTTCCTGGAAGGGCGGGGCCACCTTGTTCTTCACCACCTTCACCCGCGCCCGCGAGCCGACCACCGCGTCCCCGTCCTTGATGTTGCCCGTGCGGCGAATCTCCATGCGCACCGACGCGTAGAACTTCAGGGCGTTACCGCCGGTGGTCGTCTCCGGGTTGCCGAACATCACGCCAATCTTCATGCGAATCTGGTTGATGAAGATGATGCACGTGCCCGACCGGCTCACCGCGCCCGTCAACTTGCGCAGCGCCTGACTCATCAGCCGCGCCTGGACACCCATGTGCGCGTCTCCCATCTCCCCCTCGATTTCAGCCCGCGGGACCAGGGCCGCCACGGAGTCGACGACGATGAGGTCCACGGCTCCGGAGCGCACCAGGTGCTCGGTGATTTCCAGGGCCTGTTCGCCCGTGTCGGGCTGTGACACGAGCAGCTCCTCCACGCGGACGCCCAGCTTGCGCGCGTAGGACACGTCCAGCGCGTGCTCCGCGTCGATGAACGCCGCCACGCCGCCCGCCGCCTGCACTTGCGCAATCGCGTGCAGGGTGAGGGTCGTCTTGCCCGAGGACTCATTGCCAAAGACTTCCACCACGCGCCCTCGCGGGTAGCCGCCCACGCCCAGTGCCCGGTCCACCCCCACCGAGCCAGTGGGGATGACGGCCACCTTCTGTTCGCGGGCCTCGCCGCCCAAGGTCATCACCGAGCCACGTCCGAACTGCTTCTCGATGCTCGCCACCGCCGCCGCCACCGCCTTCAGCTTCTCCGCCAGCTTGCTCATCGCGTCTGCCGCTCCCTCGCCGCCCCAGTTGTGTGGAGTGCCGCGTCCTGGCCCGTCTCCATGACGTCGCCGGCGCAGCGGTCAGGCAGGGGAGCAACGGCCGTGCCGCCGGCTGTCCCTCAGGGGTGACTCGGGCTGGAAGGGGGGGCGGGCGTCCAGGTGCGCGGCTGTGTGTCCAATGCCGTGGAGTGTGCGCGCGCCGTCCCCGCGGTCGGATGAGAAAGGAACATGGGAGCGCATGCCTGGCCGTATAGCGCATGGCGCTTTGCGTTGAAGATGGGCTGGGCAGGCATGACCTTTCCTGCGTGAGCCCGAAATCAAAGCGCGAAGACCTGCCCCATGTGGTCATCCTCGGCGGTGGTTTTGCCGGCCTCTACGCGGCCCGCCATCTCTACAAGGCACCCGTGCGTGTCACGATGGTGGACCGGCACAACCATCACCTGTTCCAGCCGCTGCTGTACCAGGTGGCCACGGCGACGCTGAGCCCCAGTGAAATCGCGGCGCCGCTCCGTGCGCTGCTCGGCCGCCACGACGTGAGTGTGGTGCTGGCGGAAGTGACGGGGGTGGATACCGTCGGGAAGCGGGTGCTGCTCTCGGATG
Proteins encoded in this window:
- the recA gene encoding recombinase RecA, yielding MSKLAEKLKAVAAAVASIEKQFGRGSVMTLGGEAREQKVAVIPTGSVGVDRALGVGGYPRGRVVEVFGNESSGKTTLTLHAIAQVQAAGGVAAFIDAEHALDVSYARKLGVRVEELLVSQPDTGEQALEITEHLVRSGAVDLIVVDSVAALVPRAEIEGEMGDAHMGVQARLMSQALRKLTGAVSRSGTCIIFINQIRMKIGVMFGNPETTTGGNALKFYASVRMEIRRTGNIKDGDAVVGSRARVKVVKNKVAPPFQEAEFDLMYGSGIHRVGEVLDLGVATGLIEKSGSHFSLRGERIGQGRERAAEWLREHPEVLESLGKELTGASPPSSPAAVEAAA